A part of Brachybacterium faecium DSM 4810 genomic DNA contains:
- a CDS encoding universal stress protein UspA-like protein (PFAM: Universal stress protein family) has product MTIVVGYSPSGQGRAALRAALRYAAHSAEGLAIVSHQYNDPERGMTAATEPEVRAELERAGVECGEVTVHSSSERDIGEFLLSVVEEVAASLVVIGLRRKPPIGKLNLGASARRVVLGAPCPVLAVKDDPSLTEDEHSTSS; this is encoded by the coding sequence ATGACCATCGTCGTGGGGTACTCCCCCTCAGGACAGGGGAGGGCCGCGCTCCGCGCCGCCCTGCGCTACGCGGCCCACAGCGCCGAGGGCCTCGCCATCGTCTCCCACCAGTACAACGATCCGGAGCGCGGGATGACCGCTGCGACGGAGCCCGAGGTGCGGGCCGAGCTCGAGCGCGCCGGCGTCGAGTGCGGTGAGGTCACCGTCCACAGCAGCTCGGAGCGCGACATCGGGGAGTTCCTCCTGTCCGTGGTCGAGGAGGTCGCGGCGAGCCTGGTCGTCATCGGGCTGCGCCGCAAGCCGCCCATCGGCAAGCTCAACCTCGGCGCCTCCGCGCGCCGTGTCGTGCTCGGCGCGCCGTGCCCGGTGCTCGCCGTCAAGGACGATCCCTCCCTCACCGAGGACGAGCACAGCACCTCCTCTTGA
- a CDS encoding DNA topoisomerase IV subunit B (PFAM: Histidine kinase-, DNA gyrase B-, and HSP90-like ATPase; DNA gyrase B subunit, carboxyl terminus; DNA gyrase B; Toprim domain), translating to MSTTSTAKKSAYDARNLQVLEGLEAVRKRPGMYVGSTDSRGLMHCLWEILDNAVDEALGGYGDSIEVILHPDHSVEVRDTGRGVPVDVEPRTGLTGVEVVYTKLHAGGKFGGGSYAASGGLHGVGASVVNALSGRLDVEVDRGGKIYAMSFRRGQPGEFADADGPSPDSEFTPLTGPDALRVVGKAKRGVTGTRVRYWADPQIFVKGSHFSLDDLTRRSRQTAFLVPGLKLSVTDHRPEASPDQPATRTFKYDGGISEFVEYLAQDQKITDVIRLRGTGEYTETIPVLDKNGHMVSTDVERSCEVDIALRWGADFDATVRSFVNIVATPKGGTHVTGFEQALVKTVRKQVENHARRVKFNAKNEKIEKDDTLAGLTAVVSVRIDEPQFEGQTKEVLGTPAIRAIVAKVVEDRLTEFLTSTTKGEKEQAALVIDKVVSEMRARIAARMHKEVSRRKNALESSTMPTKLADCRTHDVDRSELFIVEGDSALGTAKNARSSEHQALLPIRGKILNTQKASVTDMLKNTECAAIIQVIGAGSGRTFDLEAARYGKIIMMTDADVDGAHIRTLLLTLFHRYMRPLVEAGRVYAAVPPLHRVEIIHGGKKKNELVYTYSEAELHKLLKNLERRGKRYKEPIQRYKGLGEMDADQLADTTMDPGHRTLRRVRIEDAEAASAVFELLMGSEVAPRKQFIIEGAEELDLERIDA from the coding sequence GTGTCCACCACCAGCACTGCGAAGAAGTCCGCCTACGATGCGCGCAACCTCCAGGTCCTCGAGGGCCTGGAGGCCGTGCGCAAGCGCCCCGGCATGTACGTCGGCTCCACCGACTCCCGGGGGCTCATGCACTGCCTCTGGGAGATCCTGGACAACGCCGTGGACGAGGCCCTCGGAGGGTACGGCGACTCGATCGAGGTGATCCTGCATCCCGATCATTCGGTGGAGGTGCGGGACACCGGCCGCGGGGTGCCCGTGGACGTCGAGCCGCGCACGGGACTGACCGGCGTCGAGGTGGTCTACACGAAGCTCCACGCGGGCGGGAAGTTCGGCGGCGGCTCCTACGCCGCCTCCGGCGGTCTGCACGGCGTGGGCGCGAGCGTGGTCAACGCCCTCTCCGGGCGGCTGGACGTCGAGGTCGACCGGGGAGGCAAGATCTATGCCATGAGCTTCCGGCGCGGCCAGCCCGGCGAGTTCGCGGACGCCGACGGGCCGTCCCCCGACTCCGAGTTCACCCCGCTGACCGGGCCGGACGCGCTGCGCGTGGTCGGCAAGGCCAAGCGCGGGGTGACCGGCACCAGGGTGCGCTACTGGGCGGATCCGCAGATCTTCGTCAAGGGCTCCCACTTCTCGCTCGACGACCTCACCCGGCGCTCCCGCCAGACGGCCTTCCTGGTGCCGGGGCTGAAGCTCTCGGTCACCGATCATCGCCCGGAGGCGTCGCCGGACCAGCCCGCGACCCGCACCTTCAAGTACGACGGCGGCATCAGCGAGTTCGTCGAGTACCTCGCCCAGGATCAGAAGATCACCGACGTGATCCGGCTGCGGGGCACCGGCGAGTACACCGAGACGATCCCCGTGCTGGACAAGAACGGGCACATGGTCTCCACCGATGTGGAGCGCTCGTGCGAGGTCGACATCGCTCTGCGCTGGGGGGCGGACTTCGACGCCACGGTGCGCTCCTTCGTGAACATCGTCGCCACCCCCAAGGGCGGCACCCACGTGACGGGGTTCGAGCAGGCGCTGGTCAAGACGGTGCGCAAGCAGGTCGAGAACCATGCGCGCCGGGTGAAGTTCAACGCGAAGAACGAGAAGATCGAGAAGGACGACACCCTCGCCGGTCTCACCGCCGTGGTCAGCGTGCGCATCGACGAGCCCCAGTTCGAGGGGCAGACCAAGGAGGTGCTCGGCACGCCCGCGATCCGGGCGATCGTCGCGAAGGTCGTCGAGGATCGGCTCACCGAGTTCCTCACCTCGACGACGAAGGGCGAGAAGGAACAGGCCGCCCTGGTCATCGACAAGGTCGTCTCGGAGATGCGGGCCCGCATCGCGGCCCGCATGCACAAGGAGGTCTCCCGCCGCAAGAACGCGCTGGAGTCCTCCACGATGCCCACCAAGCTCGCCGATTGCCGCACCCATGACGTGGACCGCTCCGAGCTGTTCATCGTCGAGGGAGACAGCGCGCTGGGCACGGCGAAGAACGCCCGCTCCTCCGAGCATCAGGCGCTGCTGCCGATCCGCGGGAAGATCCTCAACACGCAGAAGGCGTCCGTCACGGACATGCTGAAGAACACCGAGTGCGCGGCGATCATCCAGGTGATCGGTGCCGGCTCCGGGCGCACCTTCGATCTCGAGGCCGCCCGCTACGGCAAGATCATCATGATGACCGACGCGGACGTGGACGGTGCCCACATCCGCACTCTGCTGCTGACCCTGTTCCACCGCTACATGCGGCCGCTGGTGGAGGCGGGCCGCGTCTACGCGGCGGTGCCGCCCCTGCACCGGGTGGAGATCATCCACGGCGGCAAGAAGAAGAACGAGCTGGTCTACACCTACTCCGAGGCGGAGCTGCACAAGCTGCTGAAGAACCTCGAGCGCCGCGGCAAGCGGTACAAGGAGCCGATCCAGCGCTACAAGGGCCTGGGCGAGATGGATGCCGACCAGCTGGCCGACACCACCATGGACCCGGGCCACCGCACCCTGCGTCGGGTGCGGATCGAGGACGCCGAGGCCGCCAGCGCCGTCTTCGAGCTGCTGATGGGTTCCGAGGTCGCTCCGCGCAAGCAGTTCATCATCGAGGGAGCCGAGGAGCTCGACCTGGAGAGGATCGACGCATGA
- a CDS encoding homoserine O-acetyltransferase (PFAM: alpha/beta hydrolase fold~TIGRFAM: homoserine O-acetyltransferase), whose translation MTILGEQHGVGAEPARPDAAPSGRARVLPAEEPAADTGGAWHPDRGAGDRRFAQLGPLALESGAVLEDVTMAYESWGRLDADAGNAVLVLHALTGDSHVCGPAGPSHPSPGWWEEMVGPGRPIDTNRFHVIAPNVLGGCQGTTGPSSPAADGRAYGSRFPAITTRDQVAAERRLRETLGIDRWALVIGGSMGGMRALEWGVSHPEEVQRLAVIASSARATADQIAWNSAQIASIRLDPEFGTGDYYENGHGQGPQTGLGIARRIAHTTYRTADELEHRFGNRPQGREDPFDGQGRHQVTSYLDHHAVKLSRRFDANSYIALAETMSTHDVGRGRGGVAAALSRVTARTLVVAIDSDRLFPPSLVEEIALHVPEAQWHVASSPIGHDAFLIAHPGLEKWIGALLDD comes from the coding sequence ATGACCATTCTCGGAGAGCAGCACGGCGTCGGTGCGGAGCCTGCTCGACCGGACGCCGCTCCGAGCGGACGCGCCCGCGTGCTCCCGGCCGAGGAGCCCGCCGCGGACACCGGAGGGGCCTGGCATCCGGATCGAGGAGCAGGAGATCGCCGCTTCGCGCAGCTGGGGCCGCTCGCGCTCGAGAGCGGTGCCGTGCTCGAGGACGTCACCATGGCCTACGAGAGCTGGGGGCGGCTGGATGCGGACGCGGGCAACGCGGTGCTCGTCCTGCACGCCCTGACCGGCGACTCCCATGTGTGTGGCCCGGCCGGGCCCTCCCACCCGAGCCCCGGGTGGTGGGAGGAGATGGTGGGCCCCGGCCGACCGATCGACACGAACCGCTTCCACGTCATCGCCCCGAACGTCCTCGGCGGCTGCCAGGGCACGACGGGGCCGAGCTCGCCGGCGGCGGACGGGCGCGCCTACGGCTCCCGCTTCCCGGCCATCACCACCCGCGACCAGGTCGCCGCGGAGCGACGGCTGCGCGAGACCCTCGGGATCGACCGCTGGGCCCTGGTCATCGGAGGCTCGATGGGCGGCATGCGCGCCCTCGAATGGGGTGTCTCCCACCCGGAGGAGGTCCAGCGCCTGGCCGTGATCGCCTCCTCCGCCCGGGCGACCGCGGACCAGATCGCCTGGAACAGCGCCCAGATCGCCTCCATCCGCCTCGACCCGGAGTTCGGGACCGGGGACTACTACGAGAACGGCCACGGGCAGGGGCCGCAGACGGGTCTCGGCATCGCGCGACGGATCGCCCACACCACCTATCGCACGGCCGACGAGCTCGAGCACCGCTTCGGCAACCGCCCCCAGGGGCGCGAGGACCCCTTCGACGGGCAGGGCAGGCACCAGGTGACGAGCTATCTCGACCATCACGCGGTGAAGCTGTCCCGCCGATTCGACGCGAACTCGTACATCGCGCTCGCAGAGACGATGAGCACGCACGACGTCGGCCGCGGGCGCGGCGGGGTCGCGGCAGCGCTGTCCCGGGTCACGGCCCGCACCCTCGTCGTCGCGATCGACTCGGATCGGCTGTTCCCACCGTCTCTCGTGGAGGAGATCGCGCTGCACGTCCCGGAGGCGCAGTGGCACGTGGCCTCCTCGCCCATCGGGCACGACGCCTTCCTCATCGCCCATCCGGGACTGGAGAAGTGGATCGGCGCTCTGCTGGACGACTAA
- a CDS encoding RNA polymerase, sigma 70 subunit, RpoD (PFAM: Sigma-70, region 4; Sigma-70 region 2; Sigma-70 region 3; Sigma-70 factor, region 1.2~TIGRFAM: RNA polymerase sigma factor, sigma-70 family; RNA polymerase sigma factor RpoD, C-terminal domain) yields MTSSSTAETSPTAKSSTRAAATKAANGTEAEAVETETADSTSKTTAKKTTAKKSSTRSSAPRKTAAKKAAAPKEPEVDAEPEEEAEEAEAGKRESATDKKVEASGGFVYNAAEDDAPAQQVVTAGATADPVKDYLKQIGKVALLNAAQEVELAERIEAGLYAEQKLKGDDSFRDKNGRLTKAGRELTMIADDGRAAKDHLLEANLRLVVSLAKRYTGRGMLFLDLIQEGNLGLIRAVEKFDYAKGYKFSTYATWWIRQAITRAMADQARTIRIPVHMVEVINKLARVQRQMLQDLGREPTPEELAKELDMTPEKVVEVQKYGREPISLHTPLGEDGDSEFGDLIEDSEAVVPADAVSFTLLQEQLHSVLDTLSEREAGVVSMRFGLEDGQPKTLDEIGKVYGVTRERIRQIESKTMSKLRHPSRSQVLRDYLD; encoded by the coding sequence GTGACCTCCTCCAGTACTGCTGAGACCTCGCCCACGGCGAAGAGCTCGACCCGCGCCGCGGCCACGAAGGCGGCGAACGGCACCGAGGCCGAGGCCGTCGAGACCGAGACCGCCGACTCCACCTCCAAGACCACCGCGAAGAAGACCACCGCCAAGAAGTCGTCGACGCGCTCGTCCGCGCCGCGCAAGACGGCGGCGAAGAAGGCCGCCGCTCCCAAGGAGCCCGAGGTCGACGCCGAGCCGGAGGAAGAGGCCGAGGAGGCCGAGGCTGGCAAGCGCGAATCGGCCACGGACAAGAAGGTCGAAGCCTCCGGTGGGTTCGTCTACAACGCCGCGGAGGACGACGCCCCCGCGCAGCAGGTCGTCACGGCCGGTGCCACCGCGGACCCGGTCAAGGACTACCTCAAGCAGATCGGCAAGGTTGCGCTGCTCAACGCCGCCCAGGAGGTCGAGCTCGCCGAGCGGATCGAGGCGGGTCTGTACGCCGAGCAGAAGCTCAAGGGCGATGACTCGTTCCGGGACAAGAACGGCCGCCTCACCAAGGCCGGCCGCGAGCTGACCATGATCGCGGACGACGGCCGTGCCGCCAAGGATCACCTGCTCGAGGCGAACCTCCGTCTCGTGGTCTCCCTGGCCAAGCGCTACACGGGCCGCGGCATGCTCTTCCTGGATCTGATCCAGGAGGGCAACCTCGGTCTGATCCGTGCGGTGGAGAAGTTCGACTACGCCAAGGGCTACAAGTTCTCCACCTACGCCACCTGGTGGATCCGTCAGGCGATCACCCGCGCCATGGCGGACCAGGCCCGCACGATCCGCATCCCCGTGCACATGGTCGAGGTCATCAACAAGCTCGCCCGCGTGCAGCGGCAGATGCTGCAGGACCTCGGCCGCGAGCCCACCCCCGAGGAGCTCGCCAAGGAGCTGGACATGACGCCCGAGAAGGTCGTCGAGGTCCAGAAGTACGGCCGTGAGCCGATCTCGCTGCACACTCCGCTGGGCGAGGACGGCGACAGCGAGTTCGGCGACCTCATCGAGGACTCCGAGGCTGTGGTCCCGGCCGACGCGGTGAGCTTCACGCTGCTGCAGGAGCAGCTCCACTCGGTGCTGGACACCCTGTCCGAGCGGGAGGCGGGCGTGGTCTCGATGCGCTTCGGCCTCGAGGACGGCCAGCCCAAGACCCTCGACGAGATCGGCAAGGTCTACGGCGTGACCCGCGAGCGGATCCGCCAGATCGAGTCCAAGACCATGTCGAAGCTGCGTCACCCCTCGCGGTCCCAGGTGCTGCGCGACTACCTCGACTGA
- a CDS encoding geranylgeranyl pyrophosphate synthase (PFAM: Polyprenyl synthetase), with translation MASADAPTAGEHLHDLDARLVDRISEITRSELSSRRDHLAEISPETAQLADALLEYLDGGKLLRPRFCFWGGVSALGREPTEAEIDALARYGTAIELVQAAALMHDDVIDHSPVRRGRPALHVQAERRHRAEELAGSAEDYGVAVAIVLGDLALSWAEQIASGVEGSPGAVAAAHREFDALRTEVMSGQFLDILHQAGGFSSAPDAEQAALSVIRWKTVPYTVLRPVRIGAALLGADHTALETLSAWAIEVGTAFQLRDDLLSVVGDQDETGKPIGGDIVEGKRTVLLARTWAAADAEGRALLERVIGRADASEQEISAVHQLMRSSGAVGSVAREVRRRAGRGRDLLAEASMLSPRGRDGLGALAAQATDVDSLPA, from the coding sequence ATGGCCTCCGCTGATGCACCGACTGCCGGTGAGCACCTCCACGACCTCGACGCTCGGCTCGTCGACCGGATCTCGGAGATCACCCGCAGCGAGCTCTCCTCCCGCCGCGACCATCTGGCGGAGATCTCGCCGGAGACCGCCCAGCTGGCCGATGCGCTGCTCGAGTACCTCGACGGCGGGAAGCTGCTGCGGCCCCGCTTCTGCTTCTGGGGCGGCGTCTCGGCGCTCGGCAGGGAGCCGACGGAGGCGGAGATCGACGCCCTGGCCCGGTACGGCACGGCGATCGAGCTCGTGCAGGCGGCGGCGCTGATGCATGACGACGTCATCGACCACTCCCCCGTGCGGCGCGGTCGCCCGGCGCTGCATGTGCAGGCCGAGCGACGCCATCGCGCGGAGGAGCTCGCCGGCTCCGCGGAGGACTACGGGGTGGCGGTCGCGATCGTCCTGGGGGACCTGGCGCTGAGCTGGGCGGAGCAGATCGCCTCCGGGGTCGAGGGCTCCCCCGGCGCGGTCGCCGCGGCGCATCGCGAGTTCGATGCTCTGCGCACCGAGGTGATGTCCGGCCAGTTCCTGGACATCCTGCATCAGGCGGGCGGCTTCTCCTCGGCACCGGACGCGGAGCAGGCCGCGCTCTCCGTGATCCGCTGGAAGACGGTCCCCTACACCGTGCTGCGCCCGGTGCGGATCGGGGCGGCGCTGCTGGGCGCGGACCACACGGCGCTGGAGACCCTCTCCGCCTGGGCGATCGAGGTCGGGACCGCGTTCCAGCTGCGCGACGACCTGCTCAGCGTGGTCGGCGACCAGGACGAGACCGGCAAGCCCATCGGCGGGGACATCGTCGAGGGCAAGCGCACGGTGCTGCTGGCCCGCACCTGGGCGGCGGCCGATGCCGAGGGACGCGCGCTGCTGGAGCGCGTGATCGGGCGTGCGGATGCCTCCGAGCAGGAGATCTCCGCCGTGCACCAGCTGATGCGCTCCAGCGGCGCCGTGGGCTCGGTGGCTCGGGAGGTGCGCCGTCGGGCGGGCCGGGGGCGCGACCTGCTCGCCGAGGCGTCCATGCTCTCGCCGCGGGGACGGGACGGTCTCGGCGCTCTCGCAGCGCAGGCCACCGACGTCGACTCGCTGCCGGCCTGA
- a CDS encoding imidazole glycerol phosphate synthase subunit hisF (PFAM: Histidine biosynthesis protein~TIGRFAM: imidazoleglycerol phosphate synthase, cyclase subunit) produces MSVAVRVIPCLDVDAGRVVKGVNFKDLRDAGDPVELAARYGAEGADELTFLDVTASSGGRDTLIEVVRRTAEQIFIPLTVGGGVRSPDDVDQLLRAGADKCGINTAAIARPEVISEISQRFGNQVLVLSIDARRVTDETPEGTARTGSGFEVTTHGGRRGTGIDAIAWIREVTERGAGEILLNSMDADGTEQGFDLELIRLAREATSLPLIASGGAGIPEHFPPAVHAGADAVLAASVFHFQQMTIAEAKAAMEAEGIAVR; encoded by the coding sequence ATGAGTGTCGCCGTACGAGTCATCCCCTGCCTGGACGTCGACGCGGGACGCGTCGTCAAGGGGGTCAACTTCAAGGACCTGCGCGATGCGGGCGACCCGGTGGAGCTCGCCGCCCGTTACGGTGCCGAGGGGGCCGACGAGCTCACCTTCCTCGACGTCACCGCCTCTTCCGGCGGCCGGGACACCCTGATCGAGGTGGTGCGCCGCACGGCGGAGCAGATCTTCATCCCGCTGACCGTCGGCGGCGGCGTGCGTTCCCCGGACGACGTGGACCAGCTGCTGCGCGCCGGCGCGGACAAGTGCGGGATCAACACCGCCGCCATCGCCCGCCCCGAGGTGATCTCGGAGATCTCCCAGCGCTTCGGCAACCAGGTGCTCGTGCTGTCGATCGATGCGCGCCGCGTCACCGACGAGACCCCTGAGGGCACCGCCCGCACCGGCTCCGGCTTCGAGGTCACCACCCATGGCGGCCGCCGTGGCACCGGCATCGACGCGATCGCCTGGATCCGCGAGGTCACCGAGCGGGGGGCGGGGGAGATCCTGCTGAACTCGATGGACGCCGACGGCACCGAGCAGGGCTTCGACCTCGAGCTGATCCGTCTTGCCCGAGAGGCGACGAGCCTTCCGCTGATCGCCTCCGGCGGCGCGGGGATCCCCGAGCACTTCCCGCCCGCCGTCCACGCCGGCGCGGACGCCGTGCTCGCCGCGAGCGTCTTCCACTTCCAGCAGATGACGATCGCCGAGGCGAAGGCCGCGATGGAGGCCGAGGGCATCGCCGTGCGGTGA
- a CDS encoding serine/threonine protein kinase (PFAM: PASTA domain; Protein kinase domain), whose translation MSAATSTSPGISLLLDDRYRVEEPIARGGMATVHRGHDQRLDRVVALKIMHPHLAMDEDFRRRFGREARSAARLAHRNVVGVFDQGEDEDRIYLAMELVEGETLRARLVAQERLTVRETLEVTAQVLEALVAAHEAGIVHRDIKPENILIDRSDVVKVADFGLARAVGSQNSSASASLLGTVAYISPEVVTRGHSDERSDLYSLGVVLFEMLTGRQPFVGEQPVHIAFQHVHEDIPAPSTLVSGVPRQLDSLVTWAAARPVEQRPATAEDLLRAVRELTETLPAAVLDSRPRPREDADTSDVPRLTTSLDEVASELGHGPRSFPAGLLAGSAAGSAASGELPPEDPAQGPRSDADADADHERDAGPDGGRDADPGGDDPDARTASATAQDAPAQPSAGEDEETPREVVMRSPRTPHGRHLVQGARRRSRPMALLALLSLLAALVVGGWTGADWYLNTGPGADRTIPLVTGTPLADAEAALTSSDLAVSTEERFDDTVPAGHVIAVSPSTGTTVKKSADVHLVVSKGEQTFPVPDLVGTELEDAREEVEELGLELVEDDPEHSETVAEGEIISQSAAADALPEGGEVHVVVSQGRQPITVTDQRGNSGDAARSALESAGFQVASSQAHSGSVPRGAVISQDPASGTLFRGDTVTLVTSLGPEMVKVPDVFRAPEDEAKATLESAGFSVEVVHDKGEPMFDLVYEQSATAGEELEKGSTITLKVF comes from the coding sequence GTGAGCGCGGCGACGTCGACTTCCCCCGGCATCAGCCTGCTCCTCGACGACCGCTACCGGGTCGAGGAGCCGATCGCTCGCGGGGGAATGGCGACCGTCCACCGCGGGCATGATCAGCGCCTGGACCGCGTGGTGGCGCTGAAGATCATGCACCCCCACCTGGCGATGGACGAGGACTTCCGCCGCCGCTTCGGCCGCGAGGCCCGCTCGGCCGCGCGCCTCGCCCACCGCAACGTCGTGGGCGTCTTCGACCAGGGCGAGGACGAGGACCGCATCTATCTCGCCATGGAGCTGGTCGAGGGCGAGACGCTGCGGGCCCGGCTGGTCGCCCAGGAGCGCCTCACCGTGCGCGAGACCCTCGAGGTCACGGCGCAGGTGCTGGAGGCGCTGGTCGCAGCCCACGAGGCGGGCATCGTCCACCGCGACATCAAGCCGGAGAACATCCTCATCGACCGCAGCGACGTGGTGAAGGTCGCCGACTTCGGGCTCGCGCGCGCCGTCGGCTCCCAGAACTCCTCCGCGAGCGCCTCGCTGCTGGGGACCGTCGCGTACATCAGCCCGGAGGTCGTCACCCGCGGCCATTCCGATGAGCGCAGCGATCTCTACTCCCTCGGCGTCGTGCTGTTCGAGATGCTCACCGGACGCCAGCCGTTCGTCGGCGAGCAGCCGGTGCACATCGCCTTCCAGCACGTGCACGAGGACATCCCCGCCCCCTCCACCCTCGTCTCCGGCGTGCCCCGCCAGCTCGACTCGCTCGTGACCTGGGCCGCCGCCCGCCCCGTCGAACAGCGGCCCGCCACCGCGGAGGACCTGCTGCGCGCCGTGCGAGAGCTGACGGAGACGCTGCCGGCCGCGGTCCTCGACTCCCGGCCCCGGCCGCGCGAGGACGCCGACACCTCGGACGTGCCGCGCCTGACCACCTCGCTGGACGAGGTCGCCTCCGAGCTCGGCCACGGGCCCCGCAGCTTCCCCGCCGGGCTCCTGGCCGGAAGCGCCGCTGGCTCCGCGGCCTCCGGTGAGCTCCCACCGGAGGACCCGGCACAGGGCCCCCGCTCCGACGCCGACGCCGACGCTGACCATGAGCGTGACGCCGGTCCCGACGGTGGTCGTGACGCCGATCCTGGCGGCGACGACCCGGACGCGCGCACCGCCTCCGCGACCGCTCAGGACGCGCCGGCGCAGCCCTCGGCGGGCGAGGACGAGGAGACCCCGCGCGAGGTGGTGATGCGCAGCCCGCGCACGCCGCATGGCCGTCACCTCGTGCAGGGCGCCCGTCGGCGCTCCCGCCCGATGGCGCTGCTGGCGCTGCTGAGCCTGCTCGCCGCCCTGGTGGTCGGGGGATGGACCGGTGCCGACTGGTACCTGAACACCGGCCCGGGCGCGGACCGCACCATCCCGCTGGTCACCGGGACCCCGCTCGCGGACGCCGAGGCGGCGCTGACCTCCTCGGACCTCGCGGTGAGCACGGAGGAGCGCTTCGACGACACCGTGCCGGCCGGGCACGTCATCGCCGTCTCCCCCTCGACCGGGACCACGGTGAAGAAATCGGCCGACGTCCATCTCGTCGTCTCCAAGGGCGAGCAGACCTTCCCCGTCCCCGACCTGGTCGGGACGGAGCTCGAGGACGCCCGCGAGGAGGTGGAGGAGCTCGGTCTCGAGCTCGTCGAGGACGACCCCGAGCACTCCGAGACCGTGGCCGAGGGAGAGATCATCTCCCAGTCCGCCGCCGCGGACGCCCTGCCCGAGGGCGGCGAGGTGCACGTGGTGGTCTCCCAGGGGCGCCAGCCGATCACGGTCACCGACCAGCGGGGCAACAGCGGCGATGCCGCCCGCTCCGCCCTCGAGAGCGCGGGCTTCCAGGTCGCCTCCTCGCAGGCCCACTCCGGCAGCGTCCCCCGCGGTGCCGTGATCTCCCAGGACCCTGCCTCCGGGACGCTGTTCCGGGGAGACACGGTCACCCTGGTCACCTCGCTCGGCCCCGAGATGGTGAAGGTCCCGGACGTCTTCCGCGCACCGGAGGACGAGGCGAAGGCGACGCTCGAATCGGCCGGCTTCTCGGTGGAGGTCGTCCACGACAAGGGGGAACCGATGTTCGACCTGGTCTACGAGCAGTCGGCGACCGCCGGCGAGGAGCTCGAGAAGGGCTCCACCATCACCCTCAAGGTGTTCTGA
- a CDS encoding acetyltransferase (PFAM: Acetyltransferase (GNAT) family), which yields MRGAVDTKTGTDLRIHRVAGEDWASHRALRLDMLEADPEAFWADPAEVRARTERQWREEIAGPRRHLQARRGDAVLGGIALLPEGYVPQHVIPADRALIVSLWVRPEARGTGVSHALFRALAQLALDLGRPDLRLDVDESNLAAQRLYERLGFEATGARDPREGHDTAWVEYAIRAEHLLEGQHLLES from the coding sequence ATGAGGGGCGCAGTGGACACGAAGACCGGCACGGACCTGCGGATCCACCGCGTCGCGGGCGAGGACTGGGCCTCCCATCGTGCGCTGCGCCTGGACATGCTCGAGGCGGATCCAGAGGCGTTCTGGGCTGATCCGGCCGAGGTGCGGGCGCGCACCGAGCGGCAGTGGCGCGAGGAGATCGCCGGGCCCCGGCGCCATCTGCAGGCACGGCGCGGTGACGCGGTGCTCGGCGGGATCGCACTGCTGCCCGAGGGGTACGTCCCGCAGCACGTGATCCCGGCCGACCGGGCGCTGATCGTCTCCCTCTGGGTGCGTCCCGAGGCGAGGGGGACCGGGGTCTCCCACGCCCTGTTCCGTGCCCTCGCCCAGCTCGCCCTCGACCTCGGCCGGCCGGACCTGCGGCTGGACGTCGACGAATCCAACCTCGCGGCGCAGCGGCTGTACGAGCGTCTCGGCTTCGAGGCGACCGGGGCGCGGGACCCGCGCGAGGGGCATGACACCGCCTGGGTCGAGTACGCGATCCGCGCCGAGCACCTGCTGGAGGGCCAGCACCTCCTGGAGAGCTGA